One Ostrinia nubilalis chromosome 4, ilOstNubi1.1, whole genome shotgun sequence DNA window includes the following coding sequences:
- the LOC135071243 gene encoding vitamin K-dependent gamma-carboxylase, with protein sequence MLMKSLVGTLPYFGKHVQALGATKIMQFNEKLSLLYKSFNEKFEDQFEFKIQDVTFEKIVIYLNKPKDPSSLAVTRVLFGLAMLFDIPDERGGAIMERRWDSKLCRFPLLPFLQALPMPYMAIVYAILWLGALGIMLGYKYKMAAAAFVVCYWYLFLIEKSYWNNHSYLFGLVGLLLACTDADCYWSLDAYIDPTKRKNTVPYWNYFILKYQFFILYFMAGLKKGTAEWLSGYSVQNLSEHWVFAPFRLFLTVPQTDYLVVHWFIFAFDLTVAAWMMWSRSRHVAMLFCALFHLMNSRLFRIGMFPWVCLATMPLFYPFDWPKLAVTLASEKYLTYKNKLCDLFRVIMWHSKGCQCWTNRFDDKDFDEGLTNDVTDEDEVNDDCKDVNEPNNLADNTDESNDEVFTNPKSEDDCNPKKNITKSVDQTEVTNDTENYRKNCLTTYLIIAFVIIQALLPYSHFITKGYNNWTNGLYGYSWDMMVHTWEPHSIVIKVVDNNANQEFYVDPDLFTPNDRWTRHGDMVHQYAKCLEQKLAQSGKSYTYRKIPKNISIYIDVWCSMNGRFIQRMFDPKVDLLKADWSPLQPVPYLMPLLDEALHWRTALDDIRNNVLSWSNYSDVTFIADFPGYDQEKFIPSELKNVTLTVLEGQVAFESEVTKAYKGQSTKLFVGNSTLVTSGSFHKVLNIGNQPAFYMYTYYNSSEVTEPMEPKPKLPIGSELLRRLRNMLTFGYIVLKGVAQCFYNTFECY encoded by the exons ATGCTTATGAAATCACTAGTCGGGACTCTTCCTTACTTCGGAAAACACGTCCAGGCGTTGGGTGCAACCAA AATAATGCAATTCAATGAAAAACTTTCTCTATTATACAAAAGCTTCAACGAAAAATTTGAAGACCAGTTCGAATTTAAAATACAAGATGTGACTTTTGAGAAAatcgttatttatttgaacaagccAAAGGATCCGTCCAGTTTAGCTGTTACACGTGTTTTATTCG GGTTGGCGATGCTATTCGACATCCCTGACGAGCGAGGGGGAGCGATAATGGAGCGCCGCTGGGATTCGAAGCTGTGTCGCTTCCCTCTCCTGCCGTTCCTGCAGGCCCTGCCGATGCCCTACATGGCGATCGTGTATGCGATCTTATGGCTTG GCGCGCTAGGAATAATGCTCGGGTACAAATACAAGATGGCCGCCGCAGCGTTCGTGGTTTGCTACTGGTACCTCTTCCTCATCGAGAAGAGTTACTGGAACAATCACAGCTACCTTTTTGGGCTGGTGGGGCTACTGCTTGCCTGCACCGATGCTGATTGCTATTG GTCCCTCGATGCGTACATCGACCCTACCAAGCGAAAGAACACTGTCCCTTATTGGAACTACTTCATTCTGAAGTACCAGTTCTTCATCCTATACTTCATGGCTGGCTTGAAGAAGGGCACTGCTGAGTGGCTCTCTGGTTACTCCGTGCAGAACCTCAGCGAGCACTGGGTGTTTGCACCTTTTAG GTTGTTCCTCACAGTGCCGCAGACGGACTACCTGGTGGTGCACTGGTTCATATTCGCGTTCGACCTGACGGTGGCCGCGTGGATGATGTGGTCGCGCTCGCGGCACGTCGCCATGTTGTTTTGCGCTCTCTTCCATCTCATGAACAGCAGGCTGTTCAGAATCG GTATGTTTCCTTGGGTATGCCTAGCCACGATGCCACTCTTTTACCCATTTGACTGGCCAAAGCTTGCTGTTACTCTCGCCAGCGAAAAATATTtgacttacaaaaataaactatgCGATTTGTTCAGAGTTATAATGTGGCACTCAAAGGGGTGCCAATGTTGGACCAACCGATTTGATGATAAGGATTTTGATGAAGGTCTAACAAATGACGTAACCGATGAAGATGAAGTCAATGACGATTGTAAAGATGTCAATGAACCTAATAATTTAGCTGACAACACGGACGAATCAAACGATGAAGTGTTTACCAATCCCAAAAGTGAAGATGATTGTAATCcaaagaaaaatattacaaagaGTGTTGATCAAACAGAAGTGACGAACGATACAGAAAATTATCGAAAAAACTGTTTGACGACGTATCTCATCATAGCTTTCGTTATAATTCAAGCGCTTCTACCATACTCACATTTCATTACTAAG gggtacaacaattggacaaaTGGCCTTTATGGCTACTCCTGGGATATGATGGTGCACACTTGGGAGCCGCACTCGATAGTCATTAAGGTGGTCGACAATAATGCCAACCAAGAGTTTTACGTGGACCCCGATCTCTTCACTCCGAACGACCGGTGGACCAGACACGGCGATATGGTCCACCAGTACGCCAAATGCTTGGAACAAAAGTTAGCTCAATCGGGAAAGAGTTACACGTATCGGAAGATTCCAAAAAATATCTCCATTTACATAGACGTTTGGTGCTCGATGAACGGTAGATTCATCCAGAGAATGTTTGATCCCAAAGTGGATTTGTTGAAGGCAGATTGGTCGCCGTTGCAGCCTGTACCGTACTTGATGCCTCTACTCGACGAAGCACTGCATTGGAGGACAGCATTAGATGATATTAGGAATAATGTCCTTTCTTGGAGTAACTACAGTGACGTAACATTTATTGCAGATTTTCCTG GTTACGATCAAGAAAAGTTCATTCCCAGCGAGCTGAAGAACGTCACCCTAACCGTATTGGAAGGGCAGGTCGCCTTCGAGTCAGAGGTTACCAAGGCCTACAAGGGCCAGTCTACCAAGCTCTTCGTCGGAAACTCGACTCTAGTGACATCTGGAAGCTTCCACAAGGTCCTCAACATTGGAAACCAGCCTGCTTTCTACATGTACACTTATTACAACAGCTCTGAAGTAACTGAACCTATGGAACCAAAGCCGAAACTACCCATAGGCAGTGAATTGTTACGAAGGCTCCGTAATATGTTGACGTTTGGATATATTGTTCTTAAAGGTGTAGCTCAGTGTTTTTACAATACGTTTGAATGTTATTAG